The genomic stretch GTCGGTAACTAGGGTAGAATACTGTGATTTCTCCCGATGGTTGGATTCAAAGAAACGTTTGCAACATCACCCTCTTGCAACTTTCTTTGTGTTTGACCTCTACAAAGGCTTCTCATATTGATGGAAGAGGTTTGTTTATAAGTATACAACCCCTCACTTCATCCAAATCTTTGTTAAGCCTttgtagaaaataaaatactcGATCCTTTGCAGGTTCAAACGGTTTTTTTGATAGTTTGCATTGAGATTTGAAGGTTTAGATTGTACATCAGCAACTTTCAATGGAATCTGTTTCTAAGTGTTTTTTGATGGCTTATGTGTGTTTCCGATGGTTTTATGCTTTCCGAAAGCATGTCTGACAGCTGCTAGGACTGTCTGGCAACTTTTGATGCTTTTTCAATGGTTTTGTGTTTTCCAACGACGTCTCCAGCAAATTCTATGATTGTCCAATGGCTTATGACATCTAAGAACCTCAACCTTAGGATtgaggctttgataccatgtaaTCAACGTGTATTAAAACTGATTCCTTGGAGTTGTCTTCTTCAATTTACAATAGGTACAATATATAGcttgaaaacaaaatagtaaaGCAATCTCTTAAGAGATAAACTAGGAAACAACCAACCAATTTGCGCCAAAATAGGAAACAACAAACTAGGAACAAAactaaaactggaaagtctaACTCTCAAATTCCCCGGAGTGTGGGATTCCTATATACTTGCCAACACTCATAATTGGTTGAGCTTATTTGTCAAAGTTATTTATGGTCCCTTGGATATTTCATTCAGAGTTTTGCTATTTTTTGCCTATTGTAATTTCATAGACAAATTATgtgaaattttatgttaaaaatttcacttAAGACATTCTTTGTGGAACTTACATGAGTAAACAAGAATCTCTCCATCTTATCTTATTTTGGAGTATGGATTGAGCTAAAAAGTTTTATGGCATACAGATTTTATTAGAGGATGGCACTTATGTCAACTTGAGGTTATGGAATGTAAGAAGGTTCCCTGGCCACATTCTAGTATTGAAGAGAAATATTGTATTGAAGACTGTGGATGGCCCTCAAAACATTATGCGTATGAATGTAAAATCAACCTGTTGACTGGACGGACTCATCAGGTTCTTAAGCAGTCCCTTTGTTGCCTATTACTGTTCCTTATACTTCTTAATGTATGCTCTTAATTATTATCTTGTCGATTAGTGCTGCCTCTTGACTTAGAAAGGAAAACACAGATGTTCGGAAGTATAATACAGCGAAAACAGAAATTTTCCCGATACaggattcaaaaaattaattcagaaCATCAAAAGTTGTTACACCATATTATGCTACAGTAGagagttaaaataaaaattactttcaCAAAGTTTGTTTAGGCATAAGAAGAGACTAACTACTTACTGAAAATACAAAGGAAATTAATTTGAAACACCTGGGGTTTTGGTATTTGTATATCAAAAGCAGATCTCTGAGGTATGTTTTTAATAGTTTCCGAAAACATTGGATGTCAAATGAGAAAGCTGATCTCTTAAATGGTTCCTTATAGCTGACAAAAATTAAACGTATGTTGCAGGTGCGAGCGCAATTGGCTGCCTGTGGTGCACCAATAGTGGGTGACTCAATGTATATGCCAGCTGCCATTGCAGAGATTTCTACTCCGGGGCTCAATCCCTTTGGCAAATTCGTAAAAGAATGCCCAGCTCAGAATGATAAGGAAATGGCTATTATGGAGTGGATTTCTCGGCATGGAAAGGAGCCTAGTATTGCCATTGGTCTTCAGGCATGTCAAATTTCATGGGATGATGGTGAGCACTGTTATGAAGCTGGCTCTCCGTGGTGGAGACGTTAAGGAAGATTAGTGCAGGTTTGAATGATGAATATCAACTATTGGAAACCATTATTATTCACTGCTGACAGACGAAGCCTGTATTTTGTATTGATTTATTAGAATCCTGACTTAAATCGGccaaaaaatattgttttccaGTTTGTCAAAGGCGAGATTTGAAGTAAAGACAGATTTCAAGTAGGAACAAATTCAGTGGTACtgtaaagaaaaaatagaacgTAATGGTGGGTACAGgatactatttataatatttttttcttttctgttggGACAAAAGGCAACCTCAAATTTTGACACACAAAAAGGCAATGAAATCCTGTTCTCGCTACTGTGCCGTGCATCTCTGAAAGAACTACAAAACATTATAGTTCCTCATACTTTGTTGCAACGATGCCTATTGGACTTTGGCTTTGATGTAACATCCAGTAACCGTACTTGACTTGTCTAGCTCATTCACTAGAAAAAAGAGACCTTCCTGTATGAAATGATGGAATTTTAACAAAGGATCTTTGTTACCACCAGGAGGCTTGATGGTGACACGCAAGCTTCTTTAAGCAATATATTTTCTGATTATCTTTGGAATTCTTTTGCATGCAATATTTAATTTGGAGTTAACCGGTCAGTTCAGGTTTTTATTTGTACTTTTGGAATAGACACTGTACTTTCATTAAGAGTTATAATCCTACTATAACTTATAATGAATTGCACCTCTATGGAGTCATATCTTTGTATAACTGACTATTCATTATAAAGTAATGAGAATGAGGGGGGAATCTTCTTCCTGTTACCTTTCATTCACCATGTAAATTGTTACAATTGCAAGTATATATAATCTTCGGATTTTCAGTTCCTTACAAACAGCCACCCTAGTTCTAGAACCTACTCCCTGTATCATATAAAATTcacctaaattaatttttcacttcCTACACATTCAacacattctctctctctctttgataGGAACATACATGTTTCTCATACCCGtcttaaaagtataattatgaCTAACTTTAAAGCTTAGACCTTAATAAGAACATCGACTTATTGTCtcttagaattttcaaaaagaatgCAAAGTCATTTGTTAGAaagtttttcattaataaaatgtcTATTAATCTCAATATGTTTAATTCTATCATACTGAATTGGATTATTAACTATACTAATTGTTCATTTCTTATCACGATAGAGAATGAGGGGCCTTCCTTTTATCAGACctaattcttttattagtttttCCAACTATAGAAATTCACAAACACTCAATACCATGACCATATACTTAACTTCAACGTTAGACTTAAAAGGATTTCTAAGGgacaaatgaataaaaacaacAGAAAAATTAGTCCcaaatagtatttttaaaatccaaatagCCATGGGATCAAGGGGTATGAAAAATATGCATATTAAAACGAGTTCGAGATCATACCACTGTTTGACGACTCCACCAATGTAGAAACTCGAACTAACTTCTTCCAGAAGTCCTCATGAAGCAACAAGGCTCTTATTCATCTAGATGAAGGTGCCAAGAAATGTAGACAAAGTTGGTGAAGTTGTTGGGGATAGATGAATGCTAGTTGATGTTGGATTGTGTGAATATGTGAGGGTTTGTGCAGAGAGAGTAAGAATAACAAATTTCTTCTCTAGTTTTATGAAAATGGTTGTTATTAGATTTGTGggagaattttataaattattctaCACATGCAATAACCACATGTGCGTAATAAGGTCAAATTTGCCTTTTCATTTAAGTTTGTACCATAAATGTGTGTATATGTTAGAATGAGATCAAATAAGAATGTTTGAGAAAAAAAGGTCAAACAATTGTTCATAAAGGTGAATGCTCATTCATGAAATGCCAAGTGGTCAAGTTAGACAATGCATCATGTCATTGGTGATTTAAGTGGTGAATAACCGTTCTACTAAAGTGAACTCCTACTCCTATagttatttgattaaaaaatctataaaagaAACATAATATCTATACATTTTCCcacttttgaaaaatcataCATTAACTTCATATGCTAGAAAAGGAAAGAGGTGACTGGAAAGAAGCTTTCAACATCAAATCTTCACGAAAGACAACCAAGTAAGAGTTAGATTCATATTGTATTTAAGCATGACTTGTATGTTGTTTTACGATAAAATGTTCTATAAATCTTGAATTAGCATGCAATCAATGTTTTTTTATGGGTATGCAGGAATAAGTTTAATTGCATTGTTAAGAAGTGCAAATAATTTGCTGGTGTTATGTGATTCTTAAACTAACAAATACAATCATGTAATaagtatattttgtttttcataaaataGCCTCCATAGAACCTACAACTCATTATACACATAAAAAAGGGTCTTAAGAACTAAACCAGCATTTGAAGTCTCTTTCATGTAGAGTTCCTACCCAAATTTGTCTTAAACTCTTTCACAACTTCCTACAATATAGTAAAGTCTCTACTCGTTACATGAAGATTGCCACAAACATGTAAAAGTATGAAGGCTTGTAAAAGGATTTGGTAATTCCTCGGTCACCTTGAAATTGGTGAATTGATAATAGAAGTTTTGAGAGAAAATATTTCTCTTTGAAAAGAGTGGGATGGGTGTTATTAAATAACATTCAtggttatattattattaaatataagaagCTACTTTGATAAGGTTTGAACAAAGATTACAAACTTGGTGTCTTGATAAAGACTCAATTTTAGACAAGAACCCTAAGGAACTTGATTTTACAAAAATGGTGTCTTGACAAAAACTTGATTTTAGACAAGAACCTTAAGGAGATTAATTGGATTTCTATGAGTCATTGCCTACCTTAAGATGATACTTATCTAATCTTAAGTttgtatatttgattttgttattcaACTTTTTTCGCTTCTATTTTATTTCTCCTCTTGACCTTCCCTGTTTTGCCTAAACCATCATTTAGATTATGGGATGAGGGGAAGGGGTAAGAATGTTATTGGCTatctatcaaattcaaatttaaaaattaatttgttaatttgttaaatattatatttaagatCACCATTGGATATATCtcgatgaaataaaaaattgcaaATGATACAAAAAGAATGTCAACTAATAGATTAAGTTCTCTTGGTAAGAGATATTTATCGACATAGATGGTTGCTTTTGTACCTAATTATTTCTTTGGAAAGTACTTTGTGGGTTGAAGTCTATGGTATAAAATTgctaaaaggataaaaaattcgAATAAGAATGAGTATTATGACTTGTCACTGGTGAGGTGCATAGGgtttaattatataactaaaattaaaaaggttaaaaaatttattctcatcTAAAGTTTAGTTTATTGTCAAATTCTCACccgttaaattttaaaaatctaaatacccattcatcaattgttaaagttaaaaaaatccgttaattttaaaagtataattatcatttaaccaataatatttttaaaaaataaaattttctcttatttcttttattttagtttaaaaaactaataattttccccacttaaagtttttaaaacttactttTGCTTgcctagggtttcttttttccCTCCATCTTTGTTGGTGACATTCTTTGTGACATCTTTGTCACTCGTTTTCTCCTGTGCTCTCCCTTCTTCCAGATTGACATCTCTTTTAAAGTGATTGTTGTCAAGGAAGAAGGAGACATCGATttggagagggagagagagcaTCAAGAGGAGACATAGAAAGCTATGGAGAGAGACGTTGATCTGTTCACTATCTAGATACTCAAATCGAATCTATTGTTGTTAGGGAAGAAGGAGACGTCAATATGGAAGGAGAGAAAACGTTGAAGAGGTCGGGAGATTGTTTAGAGGGAGAGAGAGTATTGGAGAAATGAGTGATGGAGATGCCGATAGAGAAGATCATTGGTAGAGATGGAGAGGAAAAAATAAaccccaaattaaaaaaaaagcaacttttgaaaactttaaatgagaaaaaattgttaatttttaatattaaaataaaaaataagataaaatttattttttaaatattattaattaaataataattatacttttaaattattaactataataattgatgaataaatatttaaatttttaaaatttaataatcaactAAACATTAAACGAGAATACATCGTTTGGCTGCCAGTTAAGATGATGCCAACAACTTCACTTCAACGCTTAAAATATTTGCTATTTAATTCAAGCGAAGATGTGTCCGACCATGTGCGTCTACAAGCCATAGAAAATTATTGGAATCTTGTATTTGCCAAGTCATTGCCCAAGACCCACCACCCAATGAATATGATGATATCACTCTTATAACGTCATGAttcttcaaattcaaagttcaatgctcataataataaataatattatcataactGTCCGTATACATGAATCAtcgtattattatatattataattttaataaaaaatatattaataattaatatttatattaaatatttcaaataatatcataattttactaaaaagggttaattaatttgttgtgATTAAGGAAAATAAGcatgtttttctatttttgcttGTCAAGATGCCCACCTTTGTGGAACTTAGCTCAACATTGCTTGTGTAGGAAATAGGTTGAGGTCAAAGACGATGGGCTAATAAATAATCTGAGTCGGCGATAAGCTGTGTAGGAAAGAGGTTGAGGTCAAAGATGATGGGCTAATAAATAATCTGAGTCGGCGATAAGCTGGAAAAGAGTCAAGACAATACCACAAGTTCAAAGGAcataataaacttaaaaaatcaaattaagctTTGGACTTTTGTATTGGGGCGGGGCCCCGCCTCAGCATCTAGCTTAGCTACCGACACCTTAAAAATAGCCATTTGCAGTCTGCTTGTAGGAAGCTTTCTAAGCTATAACTTATTCAGCAAGGATTAACAACACAATAGTGAAGATGGGAGAATTATGGGCTACTCTCGGCTCAATCATAGCGAGTTTGATGTTTGTAAAGGCAATTCTCAATGACTACTTCCCTTATCAACTATGGGggtatattgaaaaatacagTCACAAAATTGTGCGTTTTGTGTATCCCTACATCGAAATTACGTTCCCTGAATTCACAGACGAACGTCTCAAGCGCAGTGAAATCTTCTCTGCAATTCAAACTTATCTCAGCGCCAATGATTCCGTGCGTACGCGTGCCTCAAGGTTTAAAGCCGATGTTGTTAAAGATAGCAAGTCTATAATCCTCTCTATGGACGACAAAGAAGAGGTTACAGATGAGTTTAAAGGCGTCAAGGTTTGGTGGGTACTCGGTAAAAAAACTCCCAAAAGAGATTTTTCGTTTTCATTTTACCCTGCTGCGGATGAGCAAAGATTTTACAAGCTGACTTTTCATAAGAGTCATAGGGATTTAATCACGGGTTCATATATTAGCCATGTGTTAGACGAAGGAAAGGCCACTACAGTGAGGAACCGGGAGAGAAAGCTATACAGTAACAATCCCAGCAAGAATTGGCATGGCTGGAAAGCAACAAAGTGGAGCCATGTTCCTTTTGAGCATCCGGCAACGTTTGATACTTTGGCCATGGAGacaaagaggaaagaaaagatCAAGAAAGATCTGAAGAAGTTCAGTGAAAGCAAAGAGTACTACAAGAAAATCGGCAAGGCTTGGAAGCGTGGATATCTCCTCTATGGTCCTCCAGGAACTGGCAAATCAACCATGGTGGCCGCCATGGCTAATTTTTTGAACTATGATATCTATGATCTTGAACTTACCACTGTCCAGGACAACACTGAGCTGAGGACTCTTTTAATCGAGACGTCCAGTAAGTCAATCATTGTCATAGAGGACATCGATTGCTCGCTTGATCTTACCGGTCAAcgtgagaagaagaagaaggaggaaggagaagaagagatggatccaattaaaaaaaaagaaaaagaaatggaaaaggaGAACAATAAAAGCAGCAAAGTTACATTATCCGGGCTGTTGAATTTCATTGATGGGCTCTGGTCAGCTTGTGGGGGAGAAAGAATCATTGTGTTCACCACTAATTTTTTGGACAAGCTCGATCCGGCTCTCATTAGAAGAGGAAGGATGGATGAACGCATTGAAATGTCTTATTGTTGCTTCGAGGCATTCAAGGTGCTGGccaaaaattatttgaacatCGAGTGGCATGAATTGTATGCTGAAATTGAGGGAAAGTTAGCGGAAATTGATATGACTCCTGCTGATGTTGCGGAGAATTTAATGCCCAAGTCTGACGAGGAAGATGTAGAGAGTTGTTTGAAGAATCTGATTGAAGCTCTTGAGGTGGCAAAGGAGGAAGCGAGAAAGAATGCCGAGGAAGAAGCGCGGTTGAAGgcagagaaagaaaaagagaagtcAGCGGACGAGAATGtgaagaaagaggaagaaaattcaggtaacaaaaataaagatgacGAAGGTAGAGGAGTGGAGGGTTGATTTTGAATAAGTAGCATAGTTGAATTGGCTGTCACgttttctataattttgttCTAGAATGCAAGTGATTAATGGTTGAGTGTGTCATGCAATCTACTGATTTCTGTCTTAATGAAATAATAGGAATTTGCtcaattattgaaattattgagCGAATTTGTCCTAAACTCTTTCACAACTTcctacaatataataaaatttctacTCGTTACATGAAGACTGCCACTAACATGTTAAAGTATGAATGCTTCTAAAAGGATTTGGTAATTCCTAGGTCACCTTGAAATTGGTGAATTGATAATAGAAGTTTTGAAAGAAAACATTTCTCTTTGAAAAAAGTGGGATGGGTAGggttatgttattattaaataacattcatggttatattattattaaatatgagaAACTACTTTGGTGAGGTTTGAACAAAGATTACAAAATTGGTGTCTTGACAAAGACTCAATTTTAGATAAGAACCCTAAGAAACTCTATTTTACAAAAATGGTGTCTTGACAAAAACTTGACTTTAGACAAGAACCTTAAGGAGATTAATTGGATTTCTATGAGTCATTGCCTACCTTAAGATGATACCTATTTAATCTTAAGTttgtatatttgattttgttattcaACTTTTTTGCTTCCATTTTATTTCTCCTCTTGACCTTCCCCGTTTTGCCTAAACCATCATTTAGATTATGGGATGAGGGGAACTTAATCTAcctatcaaattcaaatttaaaaattaatttcttaatttgttaaatattatatttaagatCACCATTGAATATATCTTGATAAGATGAAAAATTGCAAATGATACAAAAAGAATGTCAACTAATAGATTAAGTTCTCTTGGTAAGAGATGTTTATTGACACAGATGGTTGCTTTTGTAGCTATTCATTCCTTTGGAAAGTACTTTGTGGGTTGAAGTCTGTATAAAACTgctaaaagcaaaaaaaattcGAATAAGAATGAGTATTATAACTTGTCACTAGTGAGGTGCATAGGGTTcaattatataactaaatttaaaagggtcaaaaattttattctcataTAAAGTTTAGTTTATTGTTGAATTCTCATccgttaaattttaaaaatttaaatacccgtccatcaactattaaagttaaaaaaatctgttaattttaagggtataattgtcatttaaccaataatatttttaaaaaataaaattttctctcatttctcttattttagttttaaaaactaataatttttctcactcaaagtttttaaaacttacctTTGTTTTTGGGTTCTTTTTTACCTTTATCTCGGTTGGTGACATCCTTTGTGGCATCTTTGTCACTCATTTTCTCCAGTGCTCTCCCTTTTTCCATATTGACATCTTTTTCAAAATGATTGTTGTCAAGGAAGAAGGAGACATCGATTTGGAGAGGGAGAGAGCATCAAGAGGAGACATAAAGAGCAATAGGAGAGAGACGCTGCTCTACTCACTATCTAGATACCCAAATCAAATTCATTGTTGTTAGGGAAGATGGAGACGTCAATATGGAAGGAGAGAAAGTGTGGAAGAGATCAGAAGAGtattgagagggagagagagtatTGGAGAAATGAGTGATGGAGATGTCGATAGAAAAAATCATTGGTAAAGATggagggaaaaaataaaattccagataaaaaaagtgatttttgaaaattttaaatgagaaaaaattgttaatttttaaaattaagataagaaaaaagataaaattttattttttaaatattattatttaagtaataattatacttttaaattattaattataataattaataaataaatatttaaatttttaaaatttagtaatcaactaaattttaaacGTGAATAAATCGTTTGGCTACCAGTTAAGGTGATGCCAACAACTTCACTTCAGCGCTTAAAATATTTGCTATTTAATTCAACTGAAGACGTACGAGAACAGCTAGTTGTGTGCGTCCACAGGCCCTAGAAAATTATTGGAATCTTGTATTTGCCAAGTCATCGCTCAAGACCCACCACGCAATGAATCTGATGATAGTACTCTTATAACGTCATGattcttcaaatttaaagttcaatgtttataataataaataatattatcatatctGTCTATACACATGAAAGAATGCATAGGATTTGGTCCAAATAACCCTTTTATTggtatcaataatattattaggatatattattttatatataatttaaatatataaataattcatcgtattattatatattataattttaataaaaaatatattaatattcgtGGAACTTAGCTCAGCACGCATGTGTAGGAAATAGGTTGAGGTCAAAGATGATGGGCTAATAAATAATCTGAGTCGGCGATAAGCTGGGAAAGAGTCAAGACAATACCACAAGTTAAAAGGACatcataaacttaaaaaatcaaattaagctTTGGACTTATGTAttggggtgggggggggggggggggggggggggggggggggggcctGCCTCAACATCTAGCTTAGCTACCGACACCTTAAAAATAGCCATTTGCAGTCTGCTTGTAGGAAGCTTTCTAAGCTATAACTTAATCAGCAAGGATTAACAACACAATAGTGAAGATGGGAGAATTATGGGCTACTCTCGGCTCAATCATAGCGAGTTTGATGTTTTTAAAGGCAATTCTCAAAGACTACTTCCCTTATCAACTGTGGGggtatattgaaaaatacagTCACAA from Mangifera indica cultivar Alphonso chromosome 6, CATAS_Mindica_2.1, whole genome shotgun sequence encodes the following:
- the LOC123218771 gene encoding AAA-ATPase ASD, mitochondrial-like, whose product is MGELWATLGSIIASLMFVKAILNDYFPYQLWGYIEKYSHKIVRFVYPYIEITFPEFTDERLKRSEIFSAIQTYLSANDSVRTRASRFKADVVKDSKSIILSMDDKEEVTDEFKGVKVWWVLGKKTPKRDFSFSFYPAADEQRFYKLTFHKSHRDLITGSYISHVLDEGKATTVRNRERKLYSNNPSKNWHGWKATKWSHVPFEHPATFDTLAMETKRKEKIKKDLKKFSESKEYYKKIGKAWKRGYLLYGPPGTGKSTMVAAMANFLNYDIYDLELTTVQDNTELRTLLIETSSKSIIVIEDIDCSLDLTGQREKKKKEEGEEEMDPIKKKEKEMEKENNKSSKVTLSGLLNFIDGLWSACGGERIIVFTTNFLDKLDPALIRRGRMDERIEMSYCCFEAFKVLAKNYLNIEWHELYAEIEGKLAEIDMTPADVAENLMPKSDEEDVESCLKNLIEALEVAKEEARKNAEEEARLKAEKEKEKSADENVKKEEENSGNKNKDDEGRGVEG